From Blastochloris viridis, one genomic window encodes:
- a CDS encoding sigma-54-dependent transcriptional regulator produces the protein MSGVIVVVDDDPVQRRLLEATIGRLGYAVVAVDSGEAALQALAQREGGVDAVLLDLVMPDLDGMAVLTRLREQGCAVPVIVQTANGSIDAVVSAMRAGAVDFVVKPVGAERLAVSIQNALATRALESEIRRFKRSRAGTLTFSDVLTRSSRMAAVLKLAHKAAASSIPVLIEGESGTGKELAARAIHGSGTRRAKPFVAVNCGAIPENLVESILFGHEKGAFTGAFDRHIGKFVEADGGTLFLDEIGELSPDAQVKLLRTLQTGEVDPVGGRHTVKVDVRVVSATNRDLLARVKAGQFREDLYYRLAVFPLVLPPLRHRPEDIPELVRHFAVRFAAEEGKRVRAVSAEALRMLAGYPWPGNVRQLENAVFRAVVLAETDELTVAEFPQIAAQIDDGAPLAPFEVEPGEIPLAAEVPAVQLAAEPGESLPLTGPGGHVVAMEEVEAAVIRHAIRHYRGQMTEVARRLGIGRSTLYRRLKDLGLDAEAEAEAGIETGVTLAAALPA, from the coding sequence ATGAGCGGAGTTATTGTGGTCGTCGACGACGATCCGGTGCAGCGGCGGCTGCTGGAGGCGACGATCGGGCGCCTCGGCTACGCCGTGGTGGCGGTCGACAGCGGCGAGGCGGCGCTCCAGGCGCTGGCGCAGCGCGAGGGCGGCGTCGACGCCGTGCTGCTCGATCTGGTGATGCCCGACCTCGACGGCATGGCGGTGCTGACGCGGCTGCGCGAGCAGGGCTGCGCGGTGCCGGTGATCGTGCAGACCGCCAACGGCTCGATCGATGCGGTGGTGTCGGCGATGCGCGCCGGCGCGGTCGATTTCGTGGTCAAGCCGGTTGGCGCCGAGCGGCTGGCGGTGTCGATCCAGAACGCGCTGGCGACCCGGGCGCTGGAGAGCGAGATCCGCCGCTTCAAGCGCTCGCGCGCGGGCACCCTCACCTTCTCCGACGTCCTGACGCGGTCCTCCCGCATGGCCGCCGTGCTCAAGCTTGCCCACAAGGCGGCCGCCTCCAGCATTCCGGTGCTGATCGAAGGCGAATCGGGCACCGGCAAGGAGCTGGCGGCGCGCGCCATCCACGGCTCCGGGACGCGGCGCGCCAAGCCGTTCGTCGCCGTCAACTGCGGCGCGATCCCGGAAAACCTGGTCGAGTCCATCCTGTTCGGCCACGAAAAGGGGGCGTTCACCGGCGCGTTCGACCGCCACATCGGCAAGTTCGTCGAGGCCGACGGCGGCACGCTGTTCCTCGACGAGATCGGGGAATTGTCCCCGGATGCCCAGGTCAAGCTGCTGCGCACCCTGCAGACCGGCGAGGTCGACCCGGTCGGCGGCCGCCACACGGTGAAGGTCGACGTGCGGGTGGTCTCCGCAACCAACCGCGACCTGCTGGCGCGGGTGAAGGCCGGGCAGTTCCGCGAAGACCTCTATTACCGGCTGGCGGTTTTCCCGCTCGTGCTGCCGCCGCTGCGGCACAGGCCCGAGGACATCCCCGAGCTGGTGCGCCATTTCGCGGTGCGCTTCGCCGCCGAGGAAGGCAAACGGGTGCGGGCGGTATCGGCCGAGGCGCTGAGGATGCTGGCGGGCTATCCCTGGCCGGGCAACGTCCGCCAGCTCGAAAACGCGGTGTTCCGCGCCGTGGTGCTGGCGGAAACCGACGAACTGACGGTGGCGGAGTTCCCGCAGATCGCCGCCCAGATCGACGACGGGGCGCCGCTGGCGCCGTTCGAGGTCGAGCCGGGCGAGATACCGCTCGCGGCCGAGGTGCCGGCGGTGCAGCTCGCCGCCGAGCCCGGCGAGTCGTTACCGCTGACCGGCCCCGGCGGCCACGTGGTGGCGATGGAGGAGGTCGAGGCCGCCGTCATTCGCCACGCCATCCGCCACTATCGCGGCCAGATGACCGAGGTGGCGCGCCGGCTCGGCATCGGCCGCTCGACACTCTACCGCCGGCTGAAGGACCTCGGGCTCGACGCCGAAGCCGAGGCCGAGGCCGGCATCGAAACCGGCGTCACCCTGGCCGCCGCGCTTCCAGCCTGA
- a CDS encoding M3 family oligoendopeptidase codes for MTTAASAQPGSPESSALPEWDLSDLYPGLGSAEVAADLARADAECRAFADAWRGKLAEVAAGADAGRQFAAAVRQYEALEELLGRLISYAGLVYAGDNSDPARAKFFGDIQQHVTDASSHLLFFELELNRLDDALIDAALADPALVHWRPWFTDIRKERPYQLDDRLEQLFLEKSVTGRAGWNRLFNETISALRFEVGGRELTLEPTLNLLLEPDEASRKAAADALAATFRDNLRTFTLITNVLAKDKEIADRWRGFKDVADSRHLANRVEREVVEALVSSVRAAYPRLSHRYYALKARWFGKDALDHWDRNAPLPEVEQRSYSWPEARSTVLGAYRAFSPELAGIAGRFFENNWIDAPIRAGKAPGAFSHPTVPSVHPYVLMNYLGKPRDVMTLAHELGHGVHQVLAAPNGPLMAPTPLTLAETASVFGEMLTFKAILKATPDRAQRKALIAAKVEDMLNTVVRQIAFYTFERKIHEARRDGELTAEEIGRFWLEVQSESLGTAIRLGPGYETFWTYIGHFVHAPFYVYAYAFGDCLVNSLYAVYERAPDGFAERYHDLLAAGGTKHHSELLKPFGLDARDPAFWQTGLGMIERLIGELEALEA; via the coding sequence ATGACCACCGCAGCCTCTGCCCAGCCCGGCAGCCCCGAATCGTCTGCGCTCCCGGAATGGGACCTGTCGGACCTTTATCCCGGCCTGGGGTCTGCGGAGGTTGCGGCCGACCTGGCGCGGGCGGATGCTGAGTGCCGCGCCTTCGCCGATGCCTGGCGCGGCAAGCTGGCGGAGGTCGCTGCCGGTGCCGATGCCGGCCGGCAGTTTGCCGCGGCGGTGCGTCAGTATGAGGCGCTGGAGGAACTGCTGGGGCGGCTGATCTCCTATGCCGGCCTCGTCTATGCCGGCGACAATTCCGACCCCGCCCGTGCCAAGTTCTTCGGCGACATCCAGCAACATGTCACCGATGCCTCCTCGCATCTGTTGTTCTTCGAGCTCGAGCTCAACCGGCTCGACGATGCCTTGATCGACGCCGCGCTGGCCGATCCGGCACTCGTCCACTGGCGGCCGTGGTTCACCGACATCCGCAAGGAGCGGCCCTATCAGCTCGACGATCGCCTCGAGCAGCTGTTCCTGGAAAAGTCGGTCACCGGCCGCGCCGGCTGGAATCGGTTGTTCAACGAGACCATCTCGGCGCTGCGGTTCGAGGTGGGCGGGCGTGAGCTGACGCTGGAGCCGACCCTCAATTTGCTGCTGGAGCCGGACGAGGCCAGCCGCAAGGCGGCGGCCGATGCGCTGGCCGCAACCTTCCGCGACAATCTGCGCACCTTCACCCTGATCACCAACGTCCTGGCCAAGGACAAGGAGATCGCCGACCGCTGGCGCGGCTTCAAGGACGTTGCCGACAGCCGCCACCTCGCCAACCGGGTCGAGCGCGAGGTGGTCGAGGCGCTGGTCTCGAGTGTCCGCGCCGCCTATCCGCGGCTGTCGCACCGCTATTACGCCCTCAAGGCGCGCTGGTTCGGCAAGGACGCGCTCGACCACTGGGACCGCAACGCGCCGCTGCCCGAGGTCGAGCAGAGGAGCTATTCGTGGCCGGAGGCGCGCTCAACCGTGCTCGGCGCCTATCGTGCGTTCTCGCCCGAGCTGGCGGGCATCGCCGGCCGGTTCTTTGAGAACAACTGGATCGACGCGCCGATCCGCGCCGGCAAGGCGCCGGGCGCGTTCTCGCACCCGACCGTGCCGTCGGTGCACCCGTACGTGCTGATGAACTACCTCGGCAAGCCGCGCGACGTGATGACGCTGGCGCACGAACTTGGCCACGGCGTCCATCAGGTGCTGGCGGCGCCGAACGGCCCGTTGATGGCGCCGACCCCGCTGACATTGGCGGAGACGGCGTCGGTGTTCGGCGAGATGCTGACGTTCAAGGCCATCCTCAAAGCCACGCCCGACCGCGCCCAGCGCAAGGCGCTGATCGCCGCCAAGGTCGAGGACATGCTCAACACCGTGGTGCGGCAGATCGCGTTCTATACCTTCGAGCGCAAAATCCACGAGGCGCGGCGGGATGGCGAGCTGACGGCAGAGGAAATCGGCCGGTTCTGGCTTGAGGTGCAAAGCGAAAGCTTGGGAACCGCGATCCGGCTTGGCCCCGGCTACGAGACGTTCTGGACCTATATCGGCCATTTTGTCCACGCGCCGTTCTACGTCTACGCCTATGCCTTCGGCGATTGCCTGGTGAACTCGCTCTATGCCGTCTATGAGCGCGCCCCGGACGGCTTTGCCGAGCGCTATCACGACCTGCTTGCCGCCGGCGGCACCAAGCACCACTCCGAGCTGCTCAAGCCGTTCGGGCTCGACGCCCGCGACCCGGCGTTCTGGCAGACCGGGCTTGGCATGATCGAGCGGCTGATCGGCGAGCTGGAAGCGCTGGAAGCGTAG
- a CDS encoding alpha/beta fold hydrolase: MRSDHPTLWTATPWEVAFIAAAAMTEAACGFSEQVAHLLSGAAAPSEPLAWTTPNRVRLDLATMRLRDFSTGTAGVATLIAAPFALHTAVIADLAPGHSLVERLLNEGVKRLAVTDWRSATPTMRDLSIDSYLAELNVAVDELGPPVDLIGLCQGGWLALVYAARFPAKVRALVLVAAPIDTERGDSALSALARATPLPVFQAAVERGGGRMSGETIRAAWPKTTEQACGQARRDLDLGPDDIGPRAEAALARYAAWDRCVVDLPGRYYLDIVAWLFQRNLRARGGFPALGRTIALADVRHPLALIAGGEDIVAPAEQVLAAAELVGAAPPAILTRLWPSSHVGLFVGARSLTEGWPEIARWLCAQRRRRVVVRGHASIRPLAGPAEVG; encoded by the coding sequence ATGCGCTCCGACCACCCGACACTCTGGACGGCCACGCCGTGGGAGGTCGCCTTCATCGCCGCCGCGGCGATGACCGAAGCCGCCTGCGGGTTTTCCGAGCAGGTCGCTCACCTGCTGTCCGGCGCCGCTGCCCCGTCCGAGCCGTTGGCCTGGACCACGCCGAACCGGGTTCGCCTCGACCTTGCCACCATGCGGCTGCGCGACTTCTCCACCGGCACTGCCGGCGTCGCCACCCTGATTGCCGCGCCGTTCGCGCTGCACACCGCGGTGATCGCCGACCTCGCGCCCGGCCACAGCCTGGTCGAGCGCCTCCTCAATGAGGGCGTCAAACGCCTCGCCGTCACCGACTGGCGGTCGGCGACGCCGACGATGCGCGACCTCTCGATCGACAGCTACCTCGCCGAACTCAACGTCGCGGTCGATGAGCTCGGGCCGCCGGTCGACCTGATCGGCCTGTGCCAGGGCGGCTGGCTGGCGCTGGTCTATGCCGCCCGCTTTCCCGCCAAGGTGCGCGCGTTGGTGCTGGTGGCCGCCCCGATCGACACCGAGCGCGGCGACAGTGCGTTGTCGGCGCTGGCGCGTGCGACGCCGCTGCCGGTGTTCCAGGCGGCGGTGGAGCGGGGCGGCGGCCGCATGTCCGGCGAGACCATCCGCGCCGCCTGGCCGAAAACCACCGAGCAGGCCTGCGGCCAGGCCCGGCGCGACCTCGACCTCGGCCCGGACGACATTGGCCCGCGGGCGGAGGCGGCGCTGGCGCGCTACGCCGCCTGGGACCGCTGCGTGGTCGATCTGCCCGGGCGGTACTATCTCGACATCGTCGCGTGGCTGTTCCAGCGCAACCTGCGGGCGCGCGGCGGCTTTCCTGCCCTCGGCCGCACCATCGCGCTCGCCGACGTTCGCCACCCGCTCGCCCTGATCGCCGGCGGCGAGGATATCGTGGCGCCGGCCGAGCAGGTGCTCGCCGCCGCCGAACTGGTCGGCGCCGCGCCGCCGGCGATCCTGACCCGGCTGTGGCCGAGCAGCCATGTCGGGCTGTTCGTCGGCGCCCGCAGCCTGACCGAGGGCTGGCCGGAGATTGCGCGCTGGCTCTGCGCGCAGCGCCGCCGGCGCGTCGTTGTCCGCGGCCATGCGTCCATCCGCCCCCTCGCGGGGCCGGCCGAGGTCGGCTAA
- a CDS encoding ABC1 kinase family protein: MTDSEQNRFSARATRYARVGANVSGMAARMVGSRMLGRFDRQANAADLSNMLGGLKGPIMKVAQLMATIPDALPPEYADELQKLQSEAPPMGWPFVKRRMAAELGPEWQSRFGSFEHKPAAAASLGQVHKATALTGEALACKLQYPEMQSAVEADLAQLDIAFAIQRRVDPAIDTREIAREIGARLREELDYRREARHVAVYRHMMDDVPDVRVPRVWPELSTGRLLTLDWLEGRRMLDFVDHELEVRNRLATSMYRAWWLPFSRFGIIHGDPHLGNYTVFSEDGVPSGINLLDYGCIRIFPPSFVGGVVDLYRGLQQDDHERVVHAYEQWGFKGLKREIIDVLNIWARFIYGPVLEDRVRTIADGIAPGEYGRKEAFAVHRALTEMGPVTVPREFVFMDRAAIGLGGVFLRLRAEVNFHRLFESAIEAFSVEKVAARQAEALAMAGLSPTH, translated from the coding sequence ATGACAGACAGCGAACAGAACCGATTTTCCGCCCGCGCCACCCGCTATGCCCGGGTCGGCGCCAATGTCAGCGGCATGGCGGCCAGGATGGTCGGTTCGCGGATGCTGGGACGGTTCGACCGCCAGGCGAATGCCGCCGACCTCAGCAACATGCTCGGCGGGCTGAAGGGCCCGATCATGAAGGTTGCCCAGCTGATGGCGACCATTCCCGACGCGCTGCCGCCCGAATACGCCGACGAGCTGCAGAAGCTGCAGAGCGAGGCGCCGCCGATGGGCTGGCCGTTCGTCAAGCGCCGCATGGCCGCCGAACTCGGGCCGGAGTGGCAGAGCCGGTTCGGCAGCTTCGAGCACAAGCCCGCCGCGGCCGCCTCGCTCGGCCAGGTCCACAAGGCCACCGCGCTCACCGGCGAGGCGCTGGCGTGCAAGCTGCAGTACCCGGAGATGCAGTCGGCGGTCGAAGCCGACCTCGCCCAGCTCGACATCGCGTTCGCCATTCAGCGCCGGGTCGATCCGGCCATCGACACCCGTGAGATTGCCCGCGAGATCGGGGCGCGCCTGCGCGAGGAGCTCGACTATCGCCGCGAAGCCCGCCACGTCGCGGTCTACCGCCACATGATGGACGACGTGCCGGACGTGCGGGTGCCGCGGGTGTGGCCGGAGCTTTCGACCGGGCGGCTACTGACGCTCGACTGGCTCGAGGGCCGGCGCATGCTGGACTTCGTCGACCACGAGCTTGAGGTCCGCAACCGGCTCGCGACCTCGATGTACCGGGCGTGGTGGCTGCCGTTCAGCCGGTTCGGCATCATCCATGGCGACCCTCACCTCGGCAATTACACCGTGTTCAGCGAGGACGGCGTGCCGTCGGGCATCAACCTGCTCGATTACGGCTGCATCCGCATCTTCCCGCCGTCCTTCGTCGGCGGCGTGGTCGATCTGTATCGCGGTCTCCAGCAGGACGATCACGAGCGCGTTGTTCACGCCTATGAGCAGTGGGGCTTCAAGGGGCTGAAGCGCGAGATCATCGACGTGCTCAACATCTGGGCCCGCTTCATCTACGGCCCGGTGCTGGAAGACCGGGTCCGCACCATCGCCGACGGCATCGCTCCCGGCGAATACGGCCGAAAGGAAGCGTTCGCGGTCCACCGCGCCTTGACGGAAATGGGACCGGTCACCGTGCCGCGCGAATTCGTGTTCATGGACCGTGCCGCCATCGGCCTCGGCGGCGTGTTCCTCCGGCTGCGGGCCGAGGTCAATTTCCACCGGCTGTTCGAATCCGCGATCGAGGCGTTCTCAGTGGAAAAGGTAGCGGCGCGTCAGGCCGAGGCGCTGGCGATGGCGGGGCTGTCGCCGACGCACTGA
- a CDS encoding response regulator has protein sequence MARILIVEDDGMIACDLHSIVDGAGHAVIGPVASVREAQALLARCEAALLDVDVRDGKTFDLALALANRGQPFVFVTGSLPQDVPTALRAVPFLPKPFREADICRWLSRIERPATAPAFVTAEPVPA, from the coding sequence ATGGCGCGCATTTTGATCGTAGAAGACGATGGCATGATCGCCTGCGATCTCCACTCTATCGTCGATGGTGCCGGGCACGCGGTGATCGGACCGGTCGCGTCGGTCCGAGAGGCACAGGCGCTGCTGGCGCGCTGCGAGGCGGCCCTGCTTGACGTCGACGTGCGCGACGGCAAGACCTTCGACCTCGCCTTGGCGCTGGCAAACCGCGGGCAGCCATTCGTCTTCGTGACCGGCTCGCTGCCGCAGGACGTACCGACGGCGTTGCGCGCCGTCCCGTTTCTGCCGAAGCCCTTCAGAGAGGCCGATATCTGCCGCTGGCTGAGCCGGATCGAGCGGCCCGCGACCGCCCCGGCGTTCGTCACGGCCGAACCGGTACCGGCCTGA
- a CDS encoding lipid kinase — protein sequence MLITRWRIPVAPADRQREIAPDPAFAMPCDDTDGAGADPGPRRNRAASPPTRLLVLVNRNSRRGAAFDAAMVAPLVEAGIEPIVETCDAPAEVSARIVAAAAEFDGVAIAGGDGTLNSAAAGLVATGLPLGILPFGTANDLANTLGIPEDPAEAARVIARGHTRRIDLGEVNGCYFFNVASVGLAAELTRQLTGERKRRWGRLAYPLTALRALFDMRPFHADVVTPAERTRVLTLQITVGNGRHYGGGMTVAEAAEIDDGQLDLFSLELRSPWLLVRMLADLRRGSHGSWREVRVSRGAGFEIRTRRSRQVSCDGELITTTPARFRVRPAAVTVYAPSP from the coding sequence ATGCTCATCACTCGTTGGAGGATACCTGTGGCGCCTGCTGACCGGCAACGAGAAATCGCGCCCGACCCGGCCTTTGCCATGCCATGCGACGATACGGACGGCGCTGGTGCCGACCCAGGCCCGCGACGAAACCGCGCGGCGAGCCCGCCGACCCGGCTGCTGGTGCTGGTTAACCGCAACTCCCGGCGCGGCGCAGCGTTCGACGCCGCCATGGTCGCACCGCTGGTCGAGGCCGGCATCGAGCCGATTGTGGAGACCTGCGACGCCCCGGCCGAAGTTTCGGCGCGCATCGTCGCCGCCGCCGCCGAATTCGACGGCGTGGCGATTGCGGGGGGCGACGGCACGCTGAACAGCGCCGCCGCCGGGCTGGTCGCCACCGGCCTGCCGCTCGGCATCCTGCCGTTCGGCACCGCCAACGATCTGGCCAACACGTTGGGCATCCCGGAGGACCCGGCCGAGGCGGCACGGGTGATCGCTCGCGGCCACACCCGCCGCATCGACCTCGGCGAGGTCAACGGCTGCTATTTCTTCAACGTCGCCAGCGTCGGGCTGGCGGCCGAGCTGACGCGACAGCTGACCGGCGAGCGCAAGCGGCGCTGGGGGCGGCTCGCCTACCCGCTGACCGCGCTGCGGGCGCTGTTCGACATGCGGCCGTTCCACGCCGACGTGGTTACCCCTGCCGAGCGAACGCGGGTGCTGACGCTGCAGATCACGGTCGGCAACGGCCGCCACTATGGCGGCGGCATGACGGTGGCGGAGGCCGCCGAGATCGACGACGGCCAGCTCGACCTGTTCAGCCTGGAGCTGCGCTCGCCCTGGCTGTTGGTGCGGATGCTCGCCGACCTGCGGCGCGGCTCGCACGGCAGTTGGCGCGAGGTCCGCGTCAGCCGCGGCGCGGGCTTCGAGATCCGCACCCGCCGATCGCGTCAGGTGAGCTGCGACGGCGAGCTGATCACCACCACGCCGGCGCGGTTTCGGGTGCGGCCGGCAGCGGTCACCGTCTACGCGCCTTCTCCGTAA
- a CDS encoding glycogen/starch/alpha-glucan phosphorylase: MRAAIFAKLTYAVGKDPAGAKLHDWLRATSLAVRDHIVDRWIASVREAYITGRKRVYYLSLEFMIGRQLRDVSSNLLLDGVMREALIEAGVDYHAMAELEPDAALGNGGLGRLAACYMESMATLGIAAHGYGIRYDHGLFRQKIADGWQTELPEDWLAFGNPWEFERREVAYEIGFGGTVDASEAWDGAVRHTWRPAERVLAIAYDTPIVGWRGARVNTLRLWRARAADPMQLETFNRGDHIGAVADRTRAESISRVLYPSDSTQAGQELRLRQEFFFTAASLQDLVRRHVQQFGDIRSLPDKAAIQLNDTHPAIAVAELMRILLDVHALGWEEAWSITRGTINYTNHTLLPEALEMWPVSLMERLLPRHMQIIYAINAKLIAEARKRPDCNDSMLAAISLIDEWHGRGVRMGNLAFVGSHKVNGVSALHSGLMKKTVFRDLAALYPDRITNKTNGITPRRWLMQANPDLTRLVRETVGDAPLDDLEKLSLLAPHAKDAAFRERFMRVKHANKERLAALILDRLGVRVDPTALFDVHVKRIHEYKRQLLNILETIALYDAIRAQPSVDWVPRVKIFAGKAAPSYTTAKYIIKLVNDLARVVNSDPATRGLLKVVFLPNYNVSLAEVIIPAADLSEQISTAGMEASGTGNMKFALNGALTIGTLDGANIELKEHVGDDNIFIFGLTAEEVEATRRQGYNPGETVSRIPALSAAFESLYAGVYSPDDPSRHRGTVDALRNHDYFLVTADFAAYAEAQRKIAGLWRDPMEWARKAVLNTAHSGWFSSDRAIRQYSEEIWNVPTR; this comes from the coding sequence ATGCGCGCCGCGATCTTTGCCAAGCTGACCTATGCCGTCGGCAAGGATCCCGCCGGCGCCAAGCTGCACGACTGGCTGCGCGCCACCTCCCTTGCGGTGCGCGACCACATCGTCGACCGCTGGATCGCATCGGTTCGCGAGGCCTACATCACCGGTCGCAAGCGGGTCTATTACCTCTCGCTCGAATTCATGATCGGTCGGCAGCTGCGCGACGTGTCGAGCAATCTTCTGCTCGACGGCGTGATGCGCGAAGCGCTGATCGAGGCTGGCGTCGACTACCACGCCATGGCGGAGCTCGAGCCCGACGCCGCGCTCGGCAATGGCGGCCTCGGCCGGCTTGCCGCCTGCTACATGGAGAGCATGGCGACGCTCGGCATCGCCGCTCACGGCTACGGAATCCGCTACGACCACGGCCTGTTCCGGCAAAAGATCGCCGATGGCTGGCAGACCGAGCTGCCCGAGGACTGGCTCGCCTTCGGCAATCCGTGGGAATTCGAGCGGCGCGAGGTCGCCTACGAGATCGGCTTCGGCGGCACGGTCGATGCCAGCGAAGCCTGGGACGGCGCGGTGCGTCACACCTGGCGACCGGCCGAGCGCGTGCTCGCCATCGCCTACGACACCCCGATCGTCGGCTGGCGCGGCGCCCGCGTCAACACGCTGCGGCTGTGGCGCGCCCGCGCCGCCGATCCGATGCAGCTGGAGACGTTCAATCGCGGCGATCACATCGGCGCGGTCGCCGACCGCACCCGCGCCGAGAGCATCTCGCGCGTGCTCTATCCCTCCGATTCGACCCAGGCCGGCCAGGAGCTGCGGCTGCGCCAGGAGTTCTTCTTCACCGCCGCCTCGCTGCAGGATCTGGTACGCCGCCACGTTCAGCAGTTCGGCGACATCCGCAGCCTGCCCGACAAGGCGGCGATCCAGCTCAACGACACCCACCCCGCCATCGCGGTGGCCGAGCTGATGCGCATCCTGCTCGACGTCCACGCGCTGGGCTGGGAAGAGGCGTGGTCGATCACCCGCGGCACCATCAATTACACCAACCACACACTGTTGCCCGAAGCGCTGGAAATGTGGCCGGTGTCGCTGATGGAGCGGCTTCTGCCGCGCCACATGCAGATCATCTACGCCATCAATGCCAAGCTGATCGCCGAGGCGCGCAAACGTCCCGACTGCAACGATAGCATGCTGGCGGCGATCTCGCTGATCGACGAGTGGCACGGCCGCGGCGTGCGGATGGGCAACCTCGCCTTCGTCGGCTCGCACAAGGTCAATGGGGTATCGGCGCTGCACAGCGGCCTGATGAAGAAGACGGTGTTCCGCGATCTCGCGGCGCTCTATCCCGACCGCATCACCAACAAGACCAACGGCATCACGCCGCGGCGCTGGCTGATGCAGGCCAACCCCGACCTGACGCGGCTGGTGCGCGAGACGGTGGGCGATGCGCCGCTCGATGACCTCGAGAAGCTGTCGCTGCTCGCGCCCCATGCCAAGGACGCCGCGTTCCGCGAGCGCTTCATGCGGGTCAAGCACGCCAACAAGGAGCGGCTGGCGGCGCTGATCCTCGACCGGCTCGGCGTGCGGGTCGACCCGACCGCGCTGTTCGACGTTCACGTCAAGCGCATTCACGAATACAAGCGCCAGCTGCTCAATATCCTCGAGACCATCGCGCTCTACGACGCCATCCGCGCCCAGCCCAGCGTCGACTGGGTGCCGCGGGTCAAGATCTTCGCCGGCAAAGCGGCGCCGAGCTACACCACGGCGAAATACATCATCAAGCTGGTCAACGACCTCGCCCGCGTGGTCAATTCCGATCCGGCGACGCGCGGTCTGCTCAAGGTGGTGTTCCTGCCGAACTACAATGTCAGCCTGGCGGAAGTGATCATCCCCGCCGCGGACCTGTCCGAGCAGATCTCCACCGCCGGCATGGAAGCGTCGGGCACCGGCAACATGAAGTTCGCGCTCAACGGCGCGCTGACCATCGGCACGCTCGACGGGGCCAATATCGAGCTCAAGGAGCACGTCGGCGACGACAACATCTTCATCTTCGGGCTCACCGCGGAAGAGGTCGAGGCGACGCGCCGCCAGGGCTACAATCCCGGCGAGACGGTGTCGCGGATTCCGGCGCTGTCGGCAGCGTTCGAGTCGCTCTACGCCGGCGTCTATTCGCCCGACGATCCCTCGCGCCATCGCGGCACGGTCGATGCGTTGCGCAACCACGACTATTTCCTTGTCACTGCCGACTTCGCAGCTTATGCGGAGGCACAGCGTAAGATCGCTGGGTTGTGGCGCGATCCGATGGAATGGGCTCGAAAAGCCGTGCTCAACACGGCGCATTCGGGCTGGTTCTCCTCCGATCGGGCCATCCGACAATATTCCGAGGAGATCTGGAACGTGCCGACACGCTGA